The genomic region GTTAACCGGTGCGTACGCTTTTGAGAGATCTCGGCACCGTAAACGGGGTGCAGGCCGCGTGCATCGTACGCGGCGGGGAAGTGATGGCCTCGTCGTTCGCCGACGGGGATGCGGTCGCGCAGGCCGCCAGTCTCGGCTTCGTGCGCGGGATCAGTGACGGGCTCGAGCTCGTCGATCGCGGCTTCGAGGAGCTGCTGATCGAGTTCGGCGGAAAGTCGCTGATGGTTGCGCCGGTCGAGAAGGATTTCGTGCTCGCCATGCTCGCTGCACCGGATGCCAATCTTCCGCTGCTGCGGGTCGTCATGGGTTCGTCGATTCGCCAGCTTCGCCGCATGCACAACGTGGCGGAGAAGCCCGAGCCAGCTCCGGTGCAGGCCGCAACTCCTCCCAAGGCCGAACCGGCGCCGGCGGCAAAGCCCGCAGCTGCCGCTCCTCCCGCAGCCGCCCCTCCGAAGCCGCAGGCTCCCGCTCCTCCGCCGCCTCAAGCTGCCAAACCGCAGGCGACAGGCCGGCCGCAGCCCCAGCAGCAGGCCAAGAATGCACCGCCTCCGCCTCCGCCGAAGGGCGGCCAGATGCCGCGGCCGCCGCAGCCGCAGCAGGCTCCTCCGCCGCAGGCGAAAGCCGCAGCCAAGCCGGAACCCGCGCCGGCTGCCCCGAAAGCGGCCGACAAGGATGCCGAGCCGATTCTTCCTCAGGTGCTCGCGCTGCTGACGGAATACATCGGTCCGGTCGCACGCGTCACGTTCAAGCGCGGCGTTACGCGCTGGCGCGAGACCGGCACGCCCACGGTGGGCACGCTCGGGGAGCTTGCGAAGATCCTCGCAGCCGACCTTTCGAGCGACAGCGAGAAGAAGGCGTTCATGGACGCCGTCGATCGCCTGAGGGGAAGCTGATCCCTCGGAACAGCCGCCGGCCGTGCAACCGCGACGCGTAGCGTGTAAGTAGTGGCGTTGTCCACAGGCCGCTCCTGCGAGCAGCCTGACGCCCGTCCAATCGAAGGAGAGACGTTTAGCCCATGAGCAGTATGCGCAACAAGCTCGTGCTGGCCTCGGCCGCCGTCACGCTGCCGCCCCTGATCATTCTCGGGTGGTATGGCGGAAGCCGTATCGAGGGAGTGCTGCGAAGCGACGGCCTCGAGCGTCTGGAGGCCAGGATTTCGGGGCTTTCGGCCCAGGTCGAACGCTATCTGGCCGGCGTCGACGGCGACCTCCTGCTGCTGGCCGACACCCCGGCGCTCGCGCAGTACCTGCTGGCATCCGACAGCGGCGACACCGCGCTCATCGACGCCGCCCGCAAGAACCTGTCGCTCGCGTTCGTGCGCCTTTCGGAGATTCGCGGCAACTACTACCAGATCCGCTAC from Candidatus Limnocylindrales bacterium harbors:
- a CDS encoding roadblock/LC7 domain-containing protein produces the protein MRTLLRDLGTVNGVQAACIVRGGEVMASSFADGDAVAQAASLGFVRGISDGLELVDRGFEELLIEFGGKSLMVAPVEKDFVLAMLAAPDANLPLLRVVMGSSIRQLRRMHNVAEKPEPAPVQAATPPKAEPAPAAKPAAAAPPAAAPPKPQAPAPPPPQAAKPQATGRPQPQQQAKNAPPPPPPKGGQMPRPPQPQQAPPPQAKAAAKPEPAPAAPKAADKDAEPILPQVLALLTEYIGPVARVTFKRGVTRWRETGTPTVGTLGELAKILAADLSSDSEKKAFMDAVDRLRGS